Proteins encoded in a region of the Planococcus citri chromosome 1, ihPlaCitr1.1, whole genome shotgun sequence genome:
- the LOC135847249 gene encoding uncharacterized protein DDB_G0283357-like: MSTVLSYLRSGKSVNVDDDDECKRKSSTTFAGFPVNENLNESKTKSSKGKSTSKSNVSDSSGDANVAGTSSSGSGEQVGPTDSASPPPPSNPSSGPPPPPPPGPSDDPSDVSDSSDDDDESDEAAVESDSSSSSGSMFGAGDSRVMESMVFRGPKEFLEAFYTLVNDMESLDVKLTPSEVYTYLINALGNSPKYESVRMTARGLVHVTAGDPNPKLISSLLLSLEDASKNSSTSKSSTSTGSAMAASDQSGNNNNKRNRNRNKSRSSNSNSSSNSSNGNGDRSGNNGFVQAKDRRNCPQNGDSSRNNGGNGSSSGTSGTSGPSGSSGSSGPRPSLALGLSTPFSEKKKNLLLDDRRRSEIVDEFVKDRFGRSSFGDSVAISNFGDSTALNLGEENAYVETNDDDGVDFITFVVDSGATSHFLKHRGVLHDERKINESLQSAHCEVSLIKEGVEVDETRKIHDVINDHLLKTSVSVSVSDVNIVPTVTPVSNVDSAPGCSNWINPDELTEAERSGDNLVDRSLIDTSSSDEPIAVANTVESKRTRHIDVCYHHIRDLVTKQIIYLQKISSADQLADILTKATTLFTNTGIDKKQQVLRLFKWYAC, encoded by the exons atgtcgacagtcctgtcctatttgcggtcaggaaaatcggtcaacgtagacgacgacgacgagtgtaAACGTAAATCCAGTACGACCTTTGCTGGTTTCCCTGTAaacgaaaatttgaacgaaagtAAAACGAAGTCGTCGAAGGGTAAAAGTACTTCGAAAAGTAACGTATCTGATTCCAGTGGCGACGCTAACGTAGCTGGTACGAGTAGTTCTGGTTCTGGTGAACAAGTTGGTCCAACCGATTCtgcttctcctcctcctccgtctaatccgtcatccggtcctccacctcctccacctcctggtccatccgacgatCCGAGCGACGTTAGTGATagtagcgacgacgacgacgagtccgacgaaGCAGCTGTAGAATCTGATTCGAGTAGTTCGTCTGGTAgtatgttcggtgccggtgataGTCGCgtaatggagtcgatggtctttcgcg gtccgaaagagttcttggaggcattttatacgctcgtcaacgatatggagagtttggACGTGAAATTGACCCCTTCGGAGGTCTACACGTATCTGATCAATGCGTTAGGCAATTCGCCTAAGTAcgagtcagtgcgtatgactgctcgaggactagttcacgtcacagctggagaTCCAAATCCAAAGTTAATTTCATCattgcttttgagtttggaagatgcctcgaagaactcctcgacttcgaagagttcgacaagtaccggttcagcgatggccgcatccgatcaatccggtaataataataataaacgtaatcgtaatcgtaataaatcGCGTAGTAGTAATTCGAACTCGTCCagtaattcgtcgaacggtaacggtgatcgtagtggtaataatggcttcgtacaagccaaagatc GTCGTAATTGTCCGcagaacggtgattcgtcgcgtaataacggtggtaacggttcgtcgagtggtacgtcgggtacgtctggtccgtcaggttcgtccggttcgtcagggCCTCGGCCTTCGCTAGCTTTAGGTCTTTCTACGccgttttctgaaaaaaagaaaaatcttttGTTAGATGATCGTCGTAGGAGTGAAatcgtagatgaattcgtgAAAGATAGGTTCGGTCGTAGTAGTTTCGGTGACAGTGTCGCGATATCCAATTTCG gtgactcgactgctttgaatctcggtgaagaaaatgcatacgtcgagacaaacgacgacgacggcgtcgattttatcacgtttgtcgtcgatagtggtgcgacgtcgcattttctgaaacatcgtGGAGTCTTGcacgatgagaggaaaataaacgaaagtttacagtccgctcattgtgaagtctctttgatcaaagaaggagtag aagtagacgaaacgcgtaagatacacgatgttattaacgatcatttgttaaaaacatcggTATCAGTGAGTGTAAGCGATGTGAATATCGTACCTACGGTTACACCAGTAAGTAACGTTGATTCAGCTCCTGGTTGCTCCAATTGGATAAACCCAGATGAGCTGACtgaagccgaacgtagcggtgataATTTAGTAGATCGTAGTTTAATCGATACATCATCTTCGGATGAAC CGATTGCTGTAGCGAACACGGTCGAATcaaaacgtaccagacatatagatgtctgttaccatcatatacgcgatttagtcACGAAACAGATTATatacttgcaaaagatatcttcggcagatcaacttgccgatattttaaccaaagccacgacac tGTTTACTAACACCGGtattgataagaagcaacaagttttacgtttatttaagtggtacgcgtgttag